The following are encoded in a window of Echeneis naucrates chromosome 19, fEcheNa1.1, whole genome shotgun sequence genomic DNA:
- the LOC115059841 gene encoding somatostatin receptor type 2-like, translated as MALDPWPSLSTTPNTFISEPLLYDSYIQRNESDLDLNISKTREPHQDKTSSIVITFIYFVVCAVGLCGNTLVIYVILRYAKMKTVTNIYILNLAVADVLCMMSLPFIALQLALVYWPFGEALCRVIMTVDSLNQFTSIFCLMVMSIDRYLAVVHPITSTKWRRPHVAKLINLTVWIVSLLVILPTMIFSGLDKVPVCGIIWPELQDFYYTAFIFYTFFVGFFLPLAVICLCYLLIIVKVKSSGIRAGSSKRTHSERKVTRMVSIVVAVFVLCWLPFYIFNVTSVTGSINPTSAVKSAFDFVVVLGYANSCANPILYAFLSDNFKKSFQNVLCLKKVSGLDESERSDSRINRINRSRIVNDAVISARLETHSDALLNNELQSSI; from the exons ATGGCTTTGGATCCGTGGCCATCCCTCTCAACCACTCCTAACACCTTCATCTCTGAGCCCCTCCTGTATGACAGCTATATCCAAAGGAATGAGTCTGACCTGGATTTGAATATCTCCAAGACCAGAGAACCTCACCAGGACAAGACCAGCTCTATTGTCATCACCTTCATCTACTTTGTGGTATGCGCTGTGGGGCTTTGTGGCAACACCTTGGTCATCTATGTCATCCTGCGTTATGCCAAAATGAAGACAGTGACCAACATCTACATCCTCAATCTGGCAGTGGCAGATGTTCTGTGCATGATGAGCCTGCCGTTCATAGCACTGCAGTTGGCACTGGTGTACTGGCCATTTGGGGAGGCTCTGTGCAGGGTGATCATGACTGTAG ACTCTCTGAATCAGTTCACCAGCATCTTTTGTCTCATGGTGATGAGCATCGATCGATACCTGGCTGTGGTCCATCCTATTACGTCAACAAAATGGCGGAGGCCACATGTAGCCAAGCTAATTAATCTGACTGTCTGGATTGTGTCACTGTTAGTCATCCTACCAACTATGATCTTTAGTGGCCTGGATAAGGTGCCAGTATGTGGCATTATTTGGCCAGAGCTACAGGACTTCTATTACACAGCCTTCATATTCTACACCTTTTTCGTTGGATTCTTCCTGCCCCTTGCAGTCATATGTCTGTGCTACCTCCTTATAATAGTCAAG GTGAAGTCTTCTGGCATTAGAGCTGGTTCCTCCAAACGCACACATTCAGAGCGTAAAGTGACACGGATGGTATCCATCGTGGTGGCAGTGTTTGTCCTCTGCTGGCTCCCTTTCTACATTTTCAACGTCACATCAGTCACTGGGTCCATCAACCCCACCTCTGCAGTGAAAAGCGCATTTGACTTTGTAGTGGTCCTTGGCTATGCAAATAGCTGTGCCAACCCAATACTATACGCCTTCCTGTCTGACAACTTCAAGAAAAGCTTTCAGAATGTTCTTTGCCTGAAAAAGGTCTCAGGCCTGGATGAGAGTGAGCGCAGTGACAGCAGAATCAACAGGATCAACAGGAGCAGGATAGTAAATGATGCTGTCATCAGTGCTAGGTTGGAGACTCACAGTGATGCACTGCTCAATAATGAGCTACAGAGCAGCATCTGA